In the genome of Massilibacillus massiliensis, one region contains:
- a CDS encoding TVP38/TMEM64 family protein, whose product MNDKYKCLQAETYIKLGVGTLLVVVLGALHWFNPDLYLQIGYLLTSGDIQAIVDILRSYGIWAMIVSILIDVFINVLGFLPTIFISAANGVVFGLLPGVIISWLAECIGVIISFWLMRRFLRQTAERLIANSKYLQKIDTFSGANGFKMMLAARSLPYFPSGIITALGALSSIRFRDYVLATMIGKFPAVTLEVVIGHDLITYEQNLVRLSLVILVIIGIYLGSWWWRRRKAVKNRMNE is encoded by the coding sequence ATGAATGATAAATATAAATGTTTACAGGCAGAAACCTATATCAAACTTGGAGTGGGCACGTTGCTCGTTGTTGTGTTGGGTGCCCTTCACTGGTTTAATCCGGATCTTTATCTGCAGATAGGATATCTTTTAACTAGTGGCGATATTCAAGCGATTGTCGATATATTACGGTCTTATGGTATATGGGCCATGATCGTCAGCATTTTAATTGATGTATTCATTAATGTGTTAGGTTTTTTGCCGACTATTTTTATCTCTGCTGCGAATGGGGTAGTATTCGGTCTGCTTCCCGGCGTGATCATATCTTGGTTGGCGGAATGTATAGGGGTAATCATCAGCTTTTGGCTGATGCGCCGTTTTTTACGACAAACAGCGGAGCGATTAATCGCCAATAGCAAGTATCTGCAAAAAATTGATACCTTTAGTGGAGCCAATGGTTTTAAGATGATGTTGGCAGCACGGTCGCTGCCATATTTCCCATCGGGAATTATTACGGCGTTGGGGGCGTTGAGCAGCATTCGTTTCCGAGACTATGTGTTGGCAACGATGATTGGAAAATTTCCAGCTGTGACTTTAGAGGTCGTGATTGGGCATGATCTTATTACCTATGAGCAGAATTTAGTTAGACTTTCCTTGGTGATTTTGGTAATCATAGGCATCTATTTAGGGAGTTGGTGGTGGAGGCGGCGAAAGGCAGTGAAGAATAGGATGAATGAATAG
- a CDS encoding response regulator transcription factor produces MKTETILIVEDEWKIARFMQMELAHEGYHTEIETNGRRALDRIIQENFSLILLDIMLPEMDGVEICRRVRLVSDIPIIMVTAKDDIQDKVHGLDTGADDYLTKPFAIQELLARTRAALRKHTKSQQKVDELRLKNIVLFPSRYEIQVDKQTVELTKKEYDLLEYLIRNKHVVLDREQILQKVWGYDYTGDTNVVDVYVRYLRSKLDERFQEKYIHTIRGVGYVVKE; encoded by the coding sequence ATGAAAACAGAGACTATCCTTATCGTTGAAGATGAGTGGAAAATTGCCCGCTTCATGCAAATGGAACTGGCTCATGAAGGTTACCACACTGAGATTGAAACAAATGGCCGCCGTGCATTAGATCGCATTATACAAGAAAATTTCAGTCTGATACTTTTAGATATTATGCTGCCAGAAATGGATGGCGTAGAAATTTGCCGGCGTGTACGGCTGGTTTCTGACATTCCAATTATTATGGTCACCGCGAAAGACGATATCCAAGATAAAGTCCATGGACTCGACACTGGTGCTGATGACTATTTAACCAAACCCTTTGCTATTCAGGAATTGCTTGCCCGCACGAGGGCTGCCCTGCGCAAACATACGAAATCTCAACAAAAAGTAGATGAACTTCGTTTAAAAAACATTGTATTGTTTCCCAGCCGTTATGAAATACAAGTCGACAAACAAACTGTAGAATTAACAAAAAAAGAATATGATCTCTTGGAATATCTTATCCGCAACAAACATGTCGTATTGGATCGTGAACAAATTCTCCAGAAAGTCTGGGGATATGATTATACCGGTGACACCAACGTTGTCGATGTCTATGTACGCTATCTGCGCAGCAAGCTAGACGAGCGCTTCCAAGAAAAGTACATTCACACAATTCGGGGAGTCGGCTATGTTGTTAAAGAATAA
- a CDS encoding sensor histidine kinase: protein MLLKNKQLSISIKLTLLYAAMLFFILLLTNVLTVVGLYHVLYTQASTDIASSAKQLQQHLDEGNPVDQTLLAENLLVPNVILKILDEQQHLVVDSAPDLSSSTEPLGKEVTAQDLLEFFLTQSTNLRLVYIGNTYYYDAAYTIQQNDHVYQLHLLTALTEQTHFLKTLTKILSATNLIGLLIAILSGTFISRKILHPLRNITATAQEIQVDDLGKRIPVSHSGDEFDELAKTFNHMLTRLQTGFKQQQRFVADASHELRTPITVISGYVNMLDRWGKQEPQVLEEGLDAIKSEAANMNNLIEKLLYLARADQGKQHLQKTELEFAPFLENIFQETRMIASQHRVILAANAPVIITADESSIKQMLRIFIENSIKYTPPGGTITLASQQNGQFLEITIADTGIGIPYEDQPKIFDRFYRVDKSRSKTTGGNGLGLSIARWIADQHDCHIIVTSTPNKGTSITLQLCRQIINN from the coding sequence ATGTTGTTAAAGAATAAACAATTATCCATATCGATAAAATTAACACTTTTATACGCCGCAATGTTGTTTTTCATTTTATTATTGACCAATGTACTGACTGTGGTTGGTCTATACCATGTCTTATATACCCAAGCAAGCACTGATATCGCCAGCAGTGCAAAACAGCTGCAACAACACTTAGATGAAGGCAATCCCGTGGATCAAACCCTTTTAGCTGAAAACCTACTCGTGCCAAATGTAATTTTAAAAATACTCGATGAACAACAGCATTTAGTCGTAGACAGTGCCCCCGATCTTTCCAGCAGTACCGAACCTCTTGGAAAAGAAGTCACCGCACAGGATCTGCTCGAATTTTTCTTAACACAAAGTACCAATCTCCGTCTTGTCTATATTGGGAATACTTATTATTATGATGCTGCTTATACCATTCAGCAAAATGACCATGTCTATCAACTTCATCTGCTAACGGCCTTGACTGAACAAACGCATTTTTTGAAAACCTTAACCAAAATTCTTAGCGCGACCAATCTAATCGGCTTGCTGATTGCGATCCTTTCCGGCACTTTCATCAGCCGCAAAATTCTGCATCCCTTGCGCAATATCACTGCCACCGCCCAAGAAATTCAGGTAGACGACTTGGGAAAACGCATTCCTGTTAGTCATAGCGGTGACGAATTCGATGAACTGGCAAAAACTTTCAATCATATGCTTACTCGCCTTCAAACAGGTTTTAAGCAACAGCAACGTTTTGTCGCCGATGCCTCACATGAACTCAGAACACCGATTACTGTCATCAGCGGCTATGTCAATATGCTGGATCGCTGGGGCAAACAAGAGCCGCAGGTCTTAGAAGAAGGATTGGATGCAATCAAGTCGGAAGCCGCCAATATGAACAATCTGATTGAAAAACTTTTGTATCTTGCCAGAGCCGATCAAGGCAAGCAACACCTCCAAAAAACTGAATTAGAATTTGCTCCTTTTCTTGAAAACATTTTTCAAGAAACCCGCATGATCGCTTCCCAGCACCGCGTTATCCTCGCTGCCAATGCACCCGTCATCATCACGGCTGATGAATCTTCAATCAAACAAATGCTTCGCATTTTCATTGAAAACAGCATCAAATATACACCGCCCGGAGGTACCATCACCCTTGCTTCACAGCAAAATGGACAATTTCTCGAAATTACCATTGCCGACACAGGTATTGGTATCCCTTATGAAGACCAACCTAAAATTTTTGATCGCTTTTACCGAGTCGATAAATCTCGTTCCAAAACTACAGGCGGCAACGGATTAGGCTTATCCATCGCCCGTTGGATCGCCGACCAGCACGACTGCCATATTATCGTAACCAGTACGCCAAACAAAGGTACAAGCATTACGCTGCAACTTTGCAGACAAATTATAAATAACTAA